Below is a genomic region from Methanolobus sediminis.
GATGAAACAGAGAATGAATGTGGCATTTACATTATGATGTCCAACGAAAATAACATTGAAAAGAATACTGTTCTCAAAAATAAAAAAGGAATTGACCTCAGTAATTCCCGTTTCAATACTTTTTCAGGTAATGAAATAGACTATAATCAAAAGAACATAATTTTTACAGAAAGTAATCATAATCTAATCTACAACAATATAATCAACTCCACTGGTATTGAACTCATTGGTGAAATGAGCAATAACTGGAACATCAGTGTTACAAATGGAGAAAATATTGTAGGTGGGTTCTTATTAGGTGGAAATTACTGGACAGATTCACAAAATGAAGGTATCAGTCAAACATGCACAGATGAGAACCATGATGGATTCTGTGATTGTACATACGATCTTGGTGAAAATTATAACTATGACAATAGTTTCAATATTGACTATTTGCCTCTTCGAAAAACAGATTTTATCACTGTAGACGACGATGATGATAATAATGCTGATTATAATTCAATTCAGGATGCTGTGAATAACGCAAGTGATAAAGATACTATCGTTGTATTCCCGGGAACATACTCTGAGAATATAGATGTGAACAAGGAACTTAGAATCGTTTCAGCTTCCGGTGATCCAGATGATACAATCGTTCAGGCTCTAAACCCGGATGGCCATGTGTTCCATGTAACTGCAGACAATGTTACAGTCAGTGGTTTTAATGTGAGTGTAGCTACAGGATCTGGCAAAGCAGGTATATATCTCGATAATGTAGAGAATAACAATATCAGTTACAATGTATTGTCAAACAATTCCATAGGTATCTATCTGGTTTCTTGCAGCAACAACACGCTGGCAGACAACACTGCAACAAATAATGACTACGGCATACATTTGAGTTCTTCCGGCAACAACATGCTGACAAACAACACTGCAGAATACAATGATATATACGGCATACATCTGGTTTCTTCCGGCAACAACACTCTTAACGGCAATACGGCGGAGCACAACAATAACTACGGCATACATCTGGTTTATTCCAGTAACAACATGCTGACAGGCAACAACGCAGTAGACAATGATGGACATGGCATCTATCTACAGTCTTCCAGTAACAACACGCTGACAGGCAACAACGTAGCAGACAATAACTACGGCATCTGGATGATTTATTCAAGCAAAAACACACTAAACTACAACAACATAGCACATAATGATCTGGGAATCAGAATTTCTGCTAGTGTAAATAACATCATATGTGTAAATGATTTCCTCAACAATAATGATACAGATTACACATACAATTACCTCGAAGAAGTTGGATATCTGTACAATGATTCATTATACATAGGATACATTGGAAATTATTATTCAAATTATAAAGCTGCTGATAAAAATAACGATGGAGTTAATGATACCGCACCGTATGCATTAATTGATTTATCAGAAAACTATCAATTAACCTCAAATCCAATACAGTCAATAACTATTGAAGGAGAACATATTAATCCTACTTCTTTGACTACCACAGATTCGAAAACTTTTCCTATTAAAATTGGTGAAAGCTATAAAATTACTATCTCTACAATAAAGAGTACCGAGATTGACAATATTTCATTAAAAGTTTATGATTCAAACGGAACAAAACTAACTACAAGTTTTGAAGTAAACCGCTCTGATAATGATTACATTCTTAATTTTTCTGTAAATGAGACTGAGCAGGAAGTCGGTTCATCGGGTGACATAGAAATTATACTTCAAAATATTAATGTAAGTGGCACAGTAGTGGAAGAATACAAAAAAATTGCTCCTATCATCTTTACATTTTTTGAATTTAAAGAGAACGATGACGGTCTCTATGAGATATTTCCTGATAAAAACGGAACAGGAAGTACAGTAGTGATTGCAAGTCCTGAGTTTGAACAGGAATTTGTTACCGAATACTGGACAGATGAAGGCCTGTCTTCAGTAGAAATAGATAAAAAACTCTTCAATTTAGCATGTTTGCAAACTGTAGCTCTTAATGAGATTGTCAAAAAATGGCCGGATTCCACCATACAGATTTACGATAAAGATGTTGCACAGGCTACTGTTGAACGTGACATAGATAATTTTAGATCAAATAAAAAACAAGTTGTAATTGTGGGGGCACTTCCGCATGCAGAAACCTCATTTGGTAATCTAAAAGCTTCCAAAGCATACCCTGCTTCCTATCTTAGTTATACTATGGCAGCTGAGATAAATAATCAGAACCTATGGCATGAAAACGACATAGTATATGTTGCTAAGCATTACAGAGCTATGCAATATTTTAATGCCTTAAATCCCATTGTCATAAATTTGATGGAAATTCCCCATATATATAGGCTTATCAAATATGATACTTCATCTGAATTTGGCTCTGATGATACAGATTATCCTGCAATACTCATTGCTAAAGAAAATCATCCTCTTTTGCAGGTATCTCCTACACTTGGAACCGATATTCGTGGAGACATTAGTGAAATTGATTACAGCAAAACTCTTTACAAAATGGGAACACTGATGCCTTTAGGATATACTTATTATCCTGGACTTGATATCGAACGTGAATATGAAATCTGTACTCTTACTGTACACATAGGTCTGGACAAATTTAATGCTGAAGCCTCTTTTCCTGAAAATTTCTACTTTAAAGCAGGAATTTCCCGGAATGAAGAAGAAGTCAAGAACGAAATATATTGTGGCCGAAATGGAAAGTATTCGTGGACTTCATTCAAATATTATTTGCTAAAACAAACTATAACAATAAATGAAAATTTGGGTTATCAAAAAATAAGTGGAGTAGAAGATAAAGCTCTTAAAAGAGTAAACTCAATTCCCTTAATTCCAAATAGCTGCAAAATGCTAATCAAAGAAATGGTAACAGGATACTTTGATGCGCTAACTCTAATATGTGCACCCCATGCCCTCATTTCAGAAAATGAAGTATTGCAGTATGTGCTTGAACCAAGTAGTGCCCATACTTTACTTTCAGATACGCTTAATAAATTAAGCACAGAAGATAAAACCGTCTCGGAAATAGTAATATATCAAAATGAGAAGTATCCAGGCAAGGTAGCACTTATAAATGGTGCAATTTCGGTTATATCTGAAGTTTTCAGCGAGATTGACTTGGCATCATCCGATAAATCTCCTTATAGTGTAACTCCTACTTTGGAAGCAGAATCACATGTATATGACTATGTAGGAGCCTCGGACAACATCAATTATATTCTATTGATGGATGATATTGTTACAGAAAGTACAATTTTTGAATCAAAGGTAGAAAATGGTGCTTTTGATTATAAGGATGCTCTTGATTTAATAGGCAAAGGGTTGGGTTTGTATGAAAAAGATAGTGGTACAACTGATAAAAAATACAAAGAGCTCTCTAAAAAAAGAGATAAAGCTGCTAGACTGGCTAGGCTAGCTTGTAAAGCTGGATCTGCAATAAGTAGTTATGAAGAAGCTCAGGAAGCAGCAACTTTCAATGCAAATCAACTCTTTTACATAGGAGATCCTTATCTTACAGGTTATGATGATCCAGTATCAAATATAACCGTAGATCCTCTTCCAGATACGATCAAAATCGATTTTTCATCAAAGCCGAATAGTGCTGATTTCATGGGTACGACATTCATATTTCCGAATGTTACATCATTTGAAATGACAAACGTCACTTCAAAGGTCATTTTAGAGGATTGGTTGCCATCTTCAGGCTTACCTAAAACCCAGGTAATGACAATCTCCATATTCCATCCATCGAACCAGGTAATAGATGGGATTAACTATTCACTTTCAAATGAAACAGTAATGGAAAACATCACATTGCCAGTCGGAGCTGTAACGATCGAAAATAGTACAGTCCCCGGACTCATGGACAATCTTACTGGATATCCATCCTATAGAATGATGATGGGAACTGAAGATCTTGGAAATATCAGCCATACAGTTTTGAGAATATTCCCTACAATATATTATCCAAATAAAACATTAGTATATTATGAGGATATAGATGTCACCCTGAATGTAAAGAACGTCACATTGCCTGATATTGATGTGCATCTTGATTCATATCCGAACATTATAGGGGTAAGGAGTGGTAATACTAGCAGTGCAATATTAAGATTCTACAATGATCTTTACTCAACAGATAATGCTACGGTCAAGGTCGTTTTCAATTCATCATCAGATATGACCATTGATGGAATAAATGCTTCATTGCCGCTATCTCTGGAACTGGGAACATCTTCTGATGATTATTACAGAGAAATACCTGTTAACATAACCATACCTGAGGTTAGCACAAAAGAAACTTTCTACATGAATGTAACACTGGAGTATTTTGATGGTAACGATACAACCAGCAAATTGTATTCAATACCTGTAATCGCAATTCCTGAGAACATGACTGACCTGGAAATAATTGATGTGGATTTCCCTGAAGAATTAGAGGCATATCACACATACAACGTTTCAGTATCAATCAAAAATTCCGGTCAAAACACTGTTGCATTTGTTCCAGTGAAGCTCTTCCTTGATTACAATGAGACATCAGAAACCACATTAAATGAAATAAAAGTCAATGAAACATGTGTTGAGTATTTCAGTTTCATGCCGACTACAACCGGAGAACATAATTTAACAGTTGTAGTTTCACCTTCGCCTTATGAACTAAATCTCGAGAATAATTATTATACTGAATTATTCGATATTAAAACGGTAATAACGGTTGATAGTAGTGGCGGAGGAGATTATACTTCAATAAACGAGGCATTGGAAGCCTCGATTGATGGATGTACTATTGTAGTCTATCCCGGAGAATATAATGAGAATATATACGTCGATAAGTCAGTAACAATACTATCGGCGTCAATTGATCCAACAAATACAGTTGTTAAAGCAGCTGAACCCATGAACCCTGTATTCCATCTAGTGAAAAATGATGTAACAATAACAGGTTTTGGCATCACGAACTCAAATAATGCAGGCATATATCTTGATAATGTGCAGGAATGTACTATAAGCTGCAATAACATAGAATCAAATGGAAACGGAATCATCCTGAACAATTCCATAGATAATAATCTTGCTGAGAACAGAATAGCAGATAATAGTGATATAGGTTTGCAAATATCCGGATCAAATGGTAATATCATCGATTCAAATATTTTTACAGATAACAGATATGGACTAGATTTAACATATTCTGACAAGAACAAGGTAAATGACTGTATTGTGTACAATAATGAAAAGGGCATCCTGATTGAAAACTCAAATGAAAATCATTTGACAAACAGTGTTCTTTATGAGAACGAAGAAGGTGTCTATTTTACTTTGTCTAGCAACAATACCATGCACAACAATGCAATTACTGATAATTCCCAGGAGGGCATTGTCCTTCACAATAGTGGAAGTAACCTCATCTATAACAACTTCTTCAATAACATAGAGAATATCGAAATCAATGGGGATAACTTCTGGAATACCACCATGGTCAAAGGCGAAAATATAATCGGTGGACCGTACCTGGGTGGTAATTTCTGGGCAACTCCAAACAATACAGGTTTCAGTCAGATTTCAAAAGACGAAAATGGTGATGGTATTTGTGATATAGAATATCAAATTACTGAAAATAACACAGATTACTTCCCGCTTACTTACATCAAAGATGAAACCATACAAGACAATAATGAAGATGAAAGCATAAATATCATTTTTGAATATTCTGAAGAACCGGAAAGCAATATTGAAATGACAATGCTTTCAAAACAATATGTGTCAGAAGGAAAACATCTTATCTATGATTTCAGCGATGAGAACGACTGCTTGATTTCTGTAGAGTTTGATTCTAAGAAGACTGTTGGATATGTAATAACAACTGTGGATATTCTTAAAGGCAGATCCTTTTTGGTTTCAAGTTCACCTGATGGAGAAACTTACCTGAATATGAATATCTGTGTTGGCAATGACAATTTTTCAACATCAGAATTTATTGATAATGTAATTATTAAATTCAAAGTTGATAAATCATGGATTGCTGATAACTCAATAAATGAAACAACCATCAGATTGAATTTGTACAATAATGGTAAATGGACTCAACTAAACAGTATTAAAGCAGACGAAGATGGGAGCTATCTGTTCTTTGAAGCAAATACACCAACATTCTCATCGTTTGCAATTACGGGAGAAGAGATTGTATATTCACCCATTGATGATAATGAAATACTCGAAAAGTCTACTGAAGAAGCAAAACAAGATTCACAAGACATTTCTGGATTTGGTGTGATTGGTGCAGCCGCAATAATATTAATTATTATATCTGTTCTGAAAAGGAGGAAAACTAATTAAACTTGAATCTCTTTAACATTGTGTGGGTAAACTTAGTTTACCTGCCATTTTAGTTGTCTTTTATATAGTCTCTTGTGTCTCCTGTCTGTCGTCTGCATTTGTCTCCGGTGTCTCTTGGAATTGTCTCCTAAATTTGGCATGAGGAGACAAAGGAGACTACATGTCTCCATCAAAATCAACCGTTTGCAACAAGTTTCTCCCACTTATCCAAGCGTTCTTTGTTATGAGCATTAAGCGTAAAAGGCTTATCAGCCTTCGCGTTTTTCTTCATGTAATGCAAAGTACCTTTAGAGAATCCTAGCTTTTTCCAGTCTGAATACGAAATACTGAGTATTTTCTTTCGTATGTCGTTTGTGTCCTGTCGTGTTGTCTCATACTGAGGGACAATGAAATCAATGTCCTTTCTTTTGTCAGTTAAATATTGAGCTAATTCTCTAGTCTTCAGGAACATGACATAACTCCACATTGTCATATTCCCTTTGTAACTAACTCTCTTATTGAACCATAGATTGATCTCTTCAGTCAGTTTCTTAGCCCCTGTGGGCCTCAAGCGCAAGGAATAACTTTCAGTTCTAATGAAATCTTTCTTCTCCATGCAATCTCTTTCTATTAGACTTAAAACTGCGAGATCCACAAGGAACCTGAAAGGTTCTTGTAAGTCGTAAGCTAGACTATTCTTGCCAGTATTCATTTCATGCAAAAAACCCACGTGGAGATCTAACCCCACAGCGTTGATGGCCCGGAGGGCCTCTGCCTCTAGCAGAGCGTAGCCATAGTTAGGCATAGTGTTTACCATGTCCCCTGCCCCGTTGGGCCTACGGCTCGAATCAATTCTTGATTCATAATCATATTTATCAGGAATGGCTTTTGAGAACTCGTTCCAATATTTGTAGGCTACTCCACCTTCAACACCCATTATTTCCTTGATGGATTTTGCTTTCTTTAGTTTCTCAAAGTCCTCTGTAAAATCGTAGTCAACTGAAAGATATCTTTGTTTGAGATAATCAAGCACTACTTGAGATTTGTCAAACTTAGCCTCAATGAAGTTCTTTGCTATTTTGACTCTTGCTTTCTCTTCCTCAAAAGCATGGTACTGAGCAAACCTTGTCTTGACATTAGTGCTTTCAGGTGGGAGCATTGTAGTTAATAGCTTACCATCCCAGTTGAGAATTGATATCTGGACATTGTGTTTTATCAACCATCGGATAGCATCAAGTGTGAGATTTCCGTTCTGACCATAGATAATAACACTATCAATATCCATTCTCTTTGGAGAGAATACATATTGTTCAGTGTCATCAGCCTTGAGATATTTGTGATAGCAGTACATTTTGCATATTCGGTTCATAGCTACAAGCTCAAATGGTGAATGATTGGAATTATTTTTAAAATCAATTCATAGTCACTTAATGCATTTCAATGAGTCTTTTAATCGGCTCATTACCTCTTCTTTTTATCCAGTTCCCACATATCGATGAAACTGTCAAGAAGACTATCAAGAAAACTCTCTTTATAGAGAATAAGCAATTCGGCAACAAGCTCAGGATCAGCAACGGTAAAATTACTTACCCTTCCTACTTTCTCTTTTGTGATTATTCCTGAACCTGCAAGCTTGTTAAGGTGCCAGGAAACCGTAGACGGGGACAGATCAACTGCATCTGATAATTCCTTATTGTTCATGGTGCCATTCTGGAGAAGATTGATCAGAATATGCCTACAGGGTGTTCTCCTCAAAAAAAAGAGGATATTTCTCTCATTCTTCCCGAACTTCCTGTCTTTTACAAAATAACGCACATAATCTTCATCCTTAATGGAGTATATCATGTTCTTCTTCTCCATATAATAAAGATTATACTGCAAGCTACCTATTACTATATCCAGTCGCCTTGTAAGCTCCCTGAGATGAACACCAGGTGAATCCCTGATAAGTTCGTAGATTCTTTTCCTAGTTTCTAGTTCAACTTCCATCGTCAATCTTCTCTTTAGTAAACAAGGCAAGGAAAAATAATGCAAGGACGACAAAATTAAGTAAACTTCCCCATACTTCAAGGTAGTCTCCTACTCTGGGATAATAAATATCTCCTGCATCTAAGAAGTTCATTACTGCATAGAAAAAAAACGCTGCAGATAAGAGAAGCAGTTTCTTCCTTCTTTCTCGTACATATGCTAGAAAAGAGATTGAAAAAAGAACTAATGCTAGCAAACTTGAAACAATCGTAATTAGTTGATCAGGTTCAGAAATCATAGGCTCAAATTTCCTCCAGCTATTTAATCGGTATTAAAGGTAAATTTTTGAAATTATAATGGATATTCAGAACAAAACATTATTGATTGATAGGACTTACGGCATTTGATAGATGAAGTCAAGTATAAAGAGTCTTGCACAAATATTGAGAATCAGGCAACTAGGCACTACCTATCCACTATTATTTAATTGTATACTACAAGTCATTAATTAATGCTGACAAATTCAACCATATTTTCAGCCAGACTTATATTGTGCTCTTTGTGATAGCTATCACCAACTTGCATATTTGTTTTCATTGCTTTACCCATCCATCCTGGTATATGTAAGTACGTGCTCAAATTTATGAGCTATTATATTATTTAAAAAAGAATGTAAGGAAACCCTACAAACTATTCTTCTTTCACAATAACGTACTCATCCTTTCTCGTCTTAGTAAGATATACAACTAATCCCAGGATGGTCACGAGAAAAACTGTGCTTATCTCCATTGTACTTAGGGCAAGGCCACCTGCACTAAGAGGCTGCGACAGATAGTCACCAATAGAAGCACCGAGAGGACGTGTCAGGATATAAGCTATCCAGAAGGCTGTAACTGAATTCAAATTAATGCGATAGTATGCCACGGTTACTATTCCTATCATTGTAGCAAACATAAGGGCTGACTTCCAGTAACCCACATCAAATCCCTCTGATACTAAATCACCGGCAGCAGTACCCAAAGCAAATGTGAATAGAATAGCAAACCAGTAGAATGCTTCCCTCTTGGCTGTGTAGATGGAGTGAATGGACAATGTCTTCTCACTTTTATACCATAGTGCAAATGTTACTATTAGTGCAAAGGTGAAAATAATAGTAGTTGTCTCCAGGGGGACGCCGTAGTTGTCCACTAAATTATCGGTGATCAATGTACCGACAACGCTGATCATCACAACAGATAGCCAGTAGATTGCTGGCACATACCTTTTTGATCGAAACTGGATGAACAGTGCGATAAGCAGGAAACTGCTCATGATTATGGTAGTTTGAGTTAAGCCTAGGTTTAGATTAAATGTAAGGAAGTCTGCAGCTGTTTCACCAACGGTTGTTGCCATGATTTTTATGATCCAGAAAAAGATTGTAATTTCTGGAACCTT
It encodes:
- a CDS encoding NosD domain-containing protein, with the protein product MVGKQTIVRILMMVIIFSTISITTVSATEITVGKNTSYDHTSILEAVAEASDGDTIIVYAATYKENIDIDKSLIIRTDSASTEACIQAADVNEPVLHITADNVRISGFEIINSSEECGIDIESVDGCTITGTTLRSNWNGIFVEDSNNTSIIGNYIFENECSGIYLLNDTNCTIEDNDLQGNYQGIEMLYSDYNIITDNTIGNNTKNGLDLFDSNNNKIKNNDETENECGIYIMMSNENNIEKNTVLKNKKGIDLSNSRFNTFSGNEIDYNQKNIIFTESNHNLIYNNIINSTGIELIGEMSNNWNISVTNGENIVGGFLLGGNYWTDSQNEGISQTCTDENHDGFCDCTYDLGENYNYDNSFNIDYLPLRKTDFITVDDDDDNNADYNSIQDAVNNASDKDTIVVFPGTYSENIDVNKELRIVSASGDPDDTIVQALNPDGHVFHVTADNVTVSGFNVSVATGSGKAGIYLDNVENNNISYNVLSNNSIGIYLVSCSNNTLADNTATNNDYGIHLSSSGNNMLTNNTAEYNDIYGIHLVSSGNNTLNGNTAEHNNNYGIHLVYSSNNMLTGNNAVDNDGHGIYLQSSSNNTLTGNNVADNNYGIWMIYSSKNTLNYNNIAHNDLGIRISASVNNIICVNDFLNNNDTDYTYNYLEEVGYLYNDSLYIGYIGNYYSNYKAADKNNDGVNDTAPYALIDLSENYQLTSNPIQSITIEGEHINPTSLTTTDSKTFPIKIGESYKITISTIKSTEIDNISLKVYDSNGTKLTTSFEVNRSDNDYILNFSVNETEQEVGSSGDIEIILQNINVSGTVVEEYKKIAPIIFTFFEFKENDDGLYEIFPDKNGTGSTVVIASPEFEQEFVTEYWTDEGLSSVEIDKKLFNLACLQTVALNEIVKKWPDSTIQIYDKDVAQATVERDIDNFRSNKKQVVIVGALPHAETSFGNLKASKAYPASYLSYTMAAEINNQNLWHENDIVYVAKHYRAMQYFNALNPIVINLMEIPHIYRLIKYDTSSEFGSDDTDYPAILIAKENHPLLQVSPTLGTDIRGDISEIDYSKTLYKMGTLMPLGYTYYPGLDIEREYEICTLTVHIGLDKFNAEASFPENFYFKAGISRNEEEVKNEIYCGRNGKYSWTSFKYYLLKQTITINENLGYQKISGVEDKALKRVNSIPLIPNSCKMLIKEMVTGYFDALTLICAPHALISENEVLQYVLEPSSAHTLLSDTLNKLSTEDKTVSEIVIYQNEKYPGKVALINGAISVISEVFSEIDLASSDKSPYSVTPTLEAESHVYDYVGASDNINYILLMDDIVTESTIFESKVENGAFDYKDALDLIGKGLGLYEKDSGTTDKKYKELSKKRDKAARLARLACKAGSAISSYEEAQEAATFNANQLFYIGDPYLTGYDDPVSNITVDPLPDTIKIDFSSKPNSADFMGTTFIFPNVTSFEMTNVTSKVILEDWLPSSGLPKTQVMTISIFHPSNQVIDGINYSLSNETVMENITLPVGAVTIENSTVPGLMDNLTGYPSYRMMMGTEDLGNISHTVLRIFPTIYYPNKTLVYYEDIDVTLNVKNVTLPDIDVHLDSYPNIIGVRSGNTSSAILRFYNDLYSTDNATVKVVFNSSSDMTIDGINASLPLSLELGTSSDDYYREIPVNITIPEVSTKETFYMNVTLEYFDGNDTTSKLYSIPVIAIPENMTDLEIIDVDFPEELEAYHTYNVSVSIKNSGQNTVAFVPVKLFLDYNETSETTLNEIKVNETCVEYFSFMPTTTGEHNLTVVVSPSPYELNLENNYYTELFDIKTVITVDSSGGGDYTSINEALEASIDGCTIVVYPGEYNENIYVDKSVTILSASIDPTNTVVKAAEPMNPVFHLVKNDVTITGFGITNSNNAGIYLDNVQECTISCNNIESNGNGIILNNSIDNNLAENRIADNSDIGLQISGSNGNIIDSNIFTDNRYGLDLTYSDKNKVNDCIVYNNEKGILIENSNENHLTNSVLYENEEGVYFTLSSNNTMHNNAITDNSQEGIVLHNSGSNLIYNNFFNNIENIEINGDNFWNTTMVKGENIIGGPYLGGNFWATPNNTGFSQISKDENGDGICDIEYQITENNTDYFPLTYIKDETIQDNNEDESINIIFEYSEEPESNIEMTMLSKQYVSEGKHLIYDFSDENDCLISVEFDSKKTVGYVITTVDILKGRSFLVSSSPDGETYLNMNICVGNDNFSTSEFIDNVIIKFKVDKSWIADNSINETTIRLNLYNNGKWTQLNSIKADEDGSYLFFEANTPTFSSFAITGEEIVYSPIDDNEILEKSTEEAKQDSQDISGFGVIGAAAIILIIISVLKRRKTN
- the cas1 gene encoding CRISPR-associated endonuclease Cas1; its protein translation is MNRICKMYCYHKYLKADDTEQYVFSPKRMDIDSVIIYGQNGNLTLDAIRWLIKHNVQISILNWDGKLLTTMLPPESTNVKTRFAQYHAFEEEKARVKIAKNFIEAKFDKSQVVLDYLKQRYLSVDYDFTEDFEKLKKAKSIKEIMGVEGGVAYKYWNEFSKAIPDKYDYESRIDSSRRPNGAGDMVNTMPNYGYALLEAEALRAINAVGLDLHVGFLHEMNTGKNSLAYDLQEPFRFLVDLAVLSLIERDCMEKKDFIRTESYSLRLRPTGAKKLTEEINLWFNKRVSYKGNMTMWSYVMFLKTRELAQYLTDKRKDIDFIVPQYETTRQDTNDIRKKILSISYSDWKKLGFSKGTLHYMKKNAKADKPFTLNAHNKERLDKWEKLVANG
- a CDS encoding winged helix-turn-helix transcriptional regulator — translated: MEVELETRKRIYELIRDSPGVHLRELTRRLDIVIGSLQYNLYYMEKKNMIYSIKDEDYVRYFVKDRKFGKNERNILFFLRRTPCRHILINLLQNGTMNNKELSDAVDLSPSTVSWHLNKLAGSGIITKEKVGRVSNFTVADPELVAELLILYKESFLDSLLDSFIDMWELDKKKR
- a CDS encoding COG4705 family protein, which gives rise to MNPYKDENNSSAPYEVASSSSLSRQILSKVPEITIFFWIIKIMATTVGETAADFLTFNLNLGLTQTTIIMSSFLLIALFIQFRSKRYVPAIYWLSVVMISVVGTLITDNLVDNYGVPLETTTIIFTFALIVTFALWYKSEKTLSIHSIYTAKREAFYWFAILFTFALGTAAGDLVSEGFDVGYWKSALMFATMIGIVTVAYYRINLNSVTAFWIAYILTRPLGASIGDYLSQPLSAGGLALSTMEISTVFLVTILGLVVYLTKTRKDEYVIVKEE